The following proteins come from a genomic window of Geomonas sp. RF6:
- a CDS encoding hybrid sensor histidine kinase/response regulator — protein MPTDTPAPPLVLVVEDDENHAELISRSFEAGHERYRLERARSLAEAACLIERCVPDLVLTDYRLPDGDGNAVVAMVKELCPVIIMTSQGNEQVAASTMKAGAKDYLVKSPDVFLALPGIVKMALAEWDLVKERRRTYEAVARGKREWEQTFEAVSDLIFIIDAGYTITRVNRAMASRFNLEPDELTGRRCCELMHSTAAPPEECPVFRALASGREHSEELEVHGCLLEISVSPLYDEEGCITAFVHVARDVTERRKAERERLCLEQQLQQTQKLESLGVLAGGIAHDFNNILMIILGHCMLAQENLDSRAAVEAHFQHIDGAARRAADLCRQMLAYAGRSPLVQTQVSIRPLVDEMVRMLRSAIRKNVSFTLDLASEVPAVHGDQAQIQQVVMNLIMNAAEALGDGAGTVKIAVAEREVAEDAERDFLGVPIPAGRYACVVVADTGCGMDEETRKRIFEPFFTTKLAGRGLGMSAVLGIIKSHGGALKLCSAPGAGTTFTVYFPLSADGDEGEPVQTPPSPPATTPRGTVLLVDDEAQLRLIGGKLLRSMGFSTITASNGREALEIYRARGSSIDLLLIDLVMPEMGGLQTYTELRKIAPTIPVVICSGYDGDEVASSIESDEHAVFAAKPYQPEQLRELLTRLLAPLE, from the coding sequence GTGCCTACGGATACACCTGCCCCACCTCTCGTGCTGGTTGTAGAGGATGACGAGAACCACGCGGAGCTGATAAGCCGTTCCTTCGAGGCCGGTCACGAGCGCTATCGACTGGAGAGGGCCCGCTCCCTCGCCGAGGCCGCCTGTCTCATAGAGCGCTGCGTCCCGGACCTGGTCCTTACCGACTACCGCCTGCCCGACGGAGACGGCAACGCGGTGGTGGCCATGGTGAAGGAGCTGTGTCCAGTCATCATCATGACCTCCCAGGGAAACGAGCAGGTCGCGGCCTCCACCATGAAGGCGGGCGCAAAGGACTACCTGGTGAAGTCGCCCGACGTCTTCCTCGCCCTCCCCGGGATAGTGAAGATGGCCCTGGCGGAGTGGGACCTCGTCAAGGAGCGCAGAAGGACGTATGAGGCGGTGGCCCGGGGGAAGCGGGAATGGGAGCAGACCTTCGAGGCGGTCTCCGACCTTATCTTCATCATCGATGCCGGGTACACGATAACGCGGGTGAACCGCGCCATGGCAAGCCGCTTCAACCTGGAGCCCGACGAACTGACAGGGCGCAGATGCTGCGAACTCATGCACTCCACCGCTGCCCCCCCTGAGGAGTGCCCCGTCTTCCGCGCCCTTGCCAGCGGCCGGGAGCATTCCGAAGAGCTGGAAGTGCACGGCTGCTTACTCGAAATCTCCGTTTCTCCCCTCTACGACGAAGAAGGGTGCATCACCGCCTTCGTGCACGTGGCTCGGGACGTCACCGAGCGCAGGAAGGCGGAGCGGGAGCGTCTCTGTCTCGAGCAGCAACTGCAGCAGACCCAGAAACTGGAAAGCCTGGGGGTCCTTGCCGGCGGCATCGCCCACGACTTCAACAACATCCTGATGATCATTCTCGGCCACTGCATGCTGGCCCAGGAAAACCTCGACTCCCGCGCCGCCGTCGAAGCACACTTCCAGCACATCGATGGTGCCGCGCGCAGGGCCGCCGACCTTTGCCGCCAGATGCTTGCCTACGCGGGGAGAAGCCCCCTGGTCCAGACTCAGGTGAGCATCCGCCCCCTGGTGGACGAGATGGTGCGCATGCTCAGATCGGCCATCAGGAAGAACGTCTCCTTCACCCTCGACCTGGCAAGCGAGGTGCCGGCCGTGCACGGCGACCAGGCCCAGATCCAGCAGGTCGTCATGAACCTCATCATGAACGCCGCCGAAGCGCTCGGCGACGGTGCGGGGACGGTGAAGATCGCGGTTGCCGAGAGGGAGGTGGCGGAAGATGCGGAAAGGGACTTCCTCGGGGTGCCGATTCCGGCCGGCAGGTACGCCTGCGTGGTTGTCGCCGATACCGGCTGCGGCATGGACGAGGAGACGAGGAAGCGGATCTTCGAGCCCTTTTTCACCACCAAGCTCGCCGGCCGCGGTCTCGGGATGTCGGCGGTGCTCGGCATCATCAAGTCGCACGGGGGGGCCCTCAAGCTGTGCAGTGCGCCCGGCGCAGGAACCACCTTCACCGTCTACTTCCCGTTGAGCGCCGACGGCGACGAGGGGGAGCCGGTGCAGACCCCCCCGTCTCCTCCGGCAACGACACCGCGCGGCACCGTTCTCCTGGTCGACGACGAAGCGCAGCTTCGCCTGATCGGGGGGAAGCTGCTGAGGTCGATGGGCTTTTCGACCATCACCGCATCAAACGGTCGGGAGGCGCTGGAGATCTACCGGGCGAGGGGTTCCTCCATCGATCTCCTCCTGATAGATCTCGTGATGCCCGAGATGGGAGGACTGCAAACCTACACGGAGCTACGCAAGATCGCCCCGACGATCCCGGTAGTCATCTGCAGCGGATATGACGGAGACGAGGTCGCCTCTTCGATAGAGAGTGACGAACACGCCGTTTTCGCCGCGAAGCCGTACCAGCCGGAGCAGCTGCGCGAGCTCCTGACGAGACTTCTGGCACCCCTTGAGTAA
- a CDS encoding response regulator, translated as MMTGEALVILLVEDNPDHAEIVTRNLEDFHVANRIVHVEDGEQALDYLHGRGCYADKASFPTPHLMLLDLRLPKVDGLQVLKEVKESHVLRSIPVVVLTTSDAERDMALAYEYHANSYLTKPVAFADFSRLLKDLGFYWLAWNRRPW; from the coding sequence ATGATGACGGGTGAGGCGCTGGTGATTCTTCTGGTCGAGGACAATCCCGACCACGCCGAGATAGTGACACGCAACCTGGAGGATTTCCACGTCGCCAACCGCATCGTCCATGTGGAGGACGGCGAGCAGGCGCTGGACTACCTGCACGGACGAGGCTGCTATGCCGATAAGGCGAGCTTTCCCACCCCTCACCTGATGCTTTTGGACCTGCGCCTGCCTAAGGTGGACGGTCTCCAGGTGCTGAAGGAGGTGAAGGAGAGTCATGTCCTGCGCTCCATACCGGTGGTGGTGCTCACCACCTCTGATGCCGAGCGCGACATGGCCCTGGCCTATGAGTACCACGCCAACAGCTACCTCACCAAACCGGTCGCCTTCGCGGATTTCAGCAGGCTCTTGAAAGACCTGGGGTTTTACTGGCTCGCCTGGAACCGGCGGCCGTGGTGA
- a CDS encoding ATP-binding protein, giving the protein MKCAKTALVAVIFLWILSPFAARAQGVLRVGLYDFKPLIFKDENGSPAGLYVDVINHVARKEGWQVRYQYGTWKETYQALLDGRLDLVPCVGVTEARKGEVDFGEQALFLDWGVIYTRPGSGIETIFDLRGKRISGLHGSVYTDGLKQTLRQFEITANFLEEGSYLQAFRDLEQQRCDAAVSTNLTGLQFEEKFHVRRTAILFTPVKLGFAVKKGANRELLASLDREIGALKADKGSLYYERYEYWVNNLEKDRFGAVVWLACAFLAVGLAVAGRIAWVSSREVRQKKELLELSELSFKNLIESMLQGVALHELICDETGKGVDYRFLMVNASFERLSGVTGEQVVGRTAREVFPDSEPQWLEIGEAVVRTGTPAHLERSGDGLDQHLDVVVYRPQPRQFALIVTDITDRKKAQEELSRRNAELERFTYTVSHDLKSPLITVKGFSDSLKQDLATGTYHRMERDLERIGAAADKMAGLLNDLLELSRIGRVISTPERVEMGTLVQEVIVQMAGPLQEKGVEITVQSGLPAVLCDRRRLHEVWQNLLENAIKYLGAQPHPVISLGTRRAGGREVFFVQDNGVGIDPKYHQNIFGLFNKLDARTEGSGIGLALVKRIVEAHGGEVWVESEGPGKGSVFCFHLGSSQGGK; this is encoded by the coding sequence ATGAAGTGTGCAAAGACGGCCCTGGTCGCCGTGATCTTCCTCTGGATCCTCTCCCCCTTTGCCGCTCGTGCACAGGGGGTGCTCAGGGTGGGGCTGTACGACTTCAAGCCCCTTATCTTCAAAGACGAGAACGGTAGCCCGGCGGGTCTCTACGTCGACGTGATCAACCACGTCGCGCGAAAGGAAGGGTGGCAGGTCCGCTACCAGTACGGCACCTGGAAGGAGACCTACCAGGCGCTGCTGGACGGCCGGCTCGACCTCGTCCCCTGCGTCGGCGTCACGGAGGCGCGCAAGGGGGAGGTCGATTTCGGCGAACAGGCGCTCTTTCTCGACTGGGGGGTGATCTACACCCGTCCCGGCAGCGGGATCGAGACCATCTTCGATTTGCGGGGCAAACGGATCTCCGGGCTCCACGGGAGCGTGTACACCGACGGGCTGAAGCAGACGCTGCGGCAGTTCGAGATCACGGCGAACTTCCTGGAGGAAGGGAGCTATCTCCAGGCATTCCGCGACCTCGAGCAGCAGCGCTGCGATGCGGCGGTGTCCACCAACCTGACCGGTCTGCAGTTCGAGGAGAAATTTCACGTCCGGCGCACCGCCATCTTGTTCACCCCGGTGAAGCTCGGCTTCGCGGTGAAAAAGGGTGCCAACCGGGAGCTCCTGGCGAGCCTGGACCGCGAGATAGGGGCTCTCAAGGCGGACAAGGGATCGCTCTACTACGAGCGCTACGAGTACTGGGTCAACAACCTGGAAAAGGACCGCTTCGGCGCCGTGGTGTGGCTTGCCTGCGCCTTCCTGGCGGTCGGGCTGGCGGTTGCGGGGAGGATCGCGTGGGTTTCGAGCCGGGAGGTCAGGCAAAAGAAGGAGTTGCTGGAGCTCAGCGAGCTCAGCTTCAAAAACCTCATCGAGTCGATGCTGCAGGGGGTGGCTCTGCATGAGCTGATCTGCGACGAAACCGGCAAGGGGGTCGACTACCGCTTCCTCATGGTGAACGCGAGCTTCGAACGCCTCTCCGGCGTCACGGGGGAGCAGGTGGTCGGGCGTACCGCACGGGAGGTCTTCCCCGACAGCGAGCCCCAGTGGCTGGAGATCGGGGAGGCGGTGGTCAGAACCGGCACCCCTGCGCATCTGGAGCGATCGGGGGACGGCCTGGACCAGCACCTGGACGTCGTGGTTTACCGGCCGCAGCCCCGGCAGTTCGCCCTGATCGTCACCGACATCACCGACCGCAAAAAAGCGCAGGAGGAACTCTCCCGCAGAAATGCCGAACTGGAGCGCTTCACCTATACCGTCTCCCACGACCTCAAAAGCCCACTGATCACGGTGAAGGGCTTTTCCGACTCCCTGAAGCAGGACCTGGCGACGGGGACGTACCACCGGATGGAGAGGGACCTGGAACGGATCGGCGCGGCCGCCGACAAGATGGCGGGGCTCCTCAACGACCTGCTGGAACTCTCCAGGATCGGGCGCGTCATCAGCACCCCGGAACGGGTGGAGATGGGGACGCTGGTACAGGAGGTGATCGTCCAGATGGCGGGACCCCTGCAGGAAAAGGGGGTCGAGATCACGGTGCAGTCCGGGCTCCCCGCCGTGCTGTGCGACCGGCGGCGCCTGCACGAGGTCTGGCAGAATCTCTTGGAGAACGCCATAAAGTACCTGGGGGCCCAGCCCCATCCCGTGATCTCTCTGGGGACGCGCCGCGCCGGCGGCAGGGAGGTCTTCTTCGTGCAGGACAACGGGGTGGGGATCGATCCCAAGTACCACCAGAACATCTTCGGGCTCTTCAACAAGCTCGATGCCAGGACGGAAGGAAGCGGCATAGGTCTCGCCCTGGTCAAACGGATCGTGGAGGCCCACGGCGGAGAGGTGTGGGTCGAGTCGGAAGGCCCGGGAAAGGGGAGCGTCTTTTGCTTCCACCTGGGGTCGTCACAGGGAGGGAAATGA
- a CDS encoding response regulator, with protein sequence MKKLLVVDDHAILRQGIIRILKDLLEPAEFDEAQDGQQAISMFCSASYDLVLLDISLPDMNGLDVLKRLQRHNPQVPVLILSTHSDEHYAVRSLRAGAAGYLNKAGDAAVLKEAIETGLNGRRYVTSAQTSLIIDAVGKKGETPPMPDILSDREFQLICMMTAGKTLTEIAGELGLSVKTVSTYRTRILEKLQLRTTADIISFGHFHRLAERKFPA encoded by the coding sequence ATGAAGAAACTCCTCGTTGTCGATGACCATGCCATTCTCAGGCAGGGGATCATCAGGATCCTGAAGGATTTGCTGGAGCCGGCGGAGTTCGACGAGGCACAGGACGGCCAGCAGGCGATCTCCATGTTCTGCTCGGCCAGCTACGACCTGGTGCTGCTGGACATCTCCCTTCCCGACATGAACGGGCTGGACGTGCTCAAGAGGCTGCAGCGGCACAACCCGCAGGTGCCGGTGCTCATTCTCAGCACCCACAGCGACGAGCATTACGCGGTCCGTTCGCTGCGGGCGGGGGCGGCAGGGTACCTCAACAAGGCAGGAGACGCGGCCGTCCTCAAGGAAGCGATCGAGACCGGGCTGAACGGCAGGCGCTACGTCACCTCCGCCCAGACGAGCCTCATCATCGATGCGGTCGGCAAAAAAGGGGAGACCCCCCCCATGCCGGACATCCTGTCCGACCGCGAGTTCCAGCTGATTTGCATGATGACGGCGGGCAAGACCCTCACCGAGATCGCAGGGGAGTTGGGGCTGAGCGTCAAGACCGTCAGCACCTATCGCACCCGCATTCTGGAAAAGCTTCAGCTCCGGACCACCGCGGACATCATCAGCTTCGGCCATTTCCACCGACTGGCGGAGCGGAAGTTTCCTGCCTAG
- a CDS encoding PAS domain S-box protein, with amino-acid sequence MSVANKSTIRTRLILLVFTCVVPIWVLSGVLLFAAHSSKLEVLRREMTDPVRHLEKAVDSELANLQFALEGLATSPAFRSGDLGEIHRQCLDLLHAFPGADIIVADRSAQQLVNSYRSFGTPLPKRNNPTTVQHIFQHGKPVVSNLFFGAVTKRPLVAVDVPVFVSGRVAYDLSIAVPSDWIGKRTCAGLRLPAGWHAAVIDGKRNVVAKTGNSEYVVGRPIPAALRLALDTRSSGTAEVKNAAGVPVLVSFAQSPATGWAVLIGVPTSIVMRDLVGWAGLVTGGALCVSLLSIFLAMGIIRDIVDSLRSLVPYALSIAQGRAEGTFGPHPVAEIDDIGRSLEKTCLLLQQHIEKESKHKQRLELSEERLRLAYQATGIGAFEWNIQTGVNTWSPELEKMYGLAPGTFGGTEEAWEQLIYPPDREGAIATVNRALASGEPGEGEWRVLLPDGSLRWISARFQAFSGPSGEPVRVIGVNIDITARKAAEEELRNSEERYHSLFETESDAVVLTDWETGRFIDVNSAAIRMYGHTREEFLQLRHVDLSAEPAQTERAIAERETAVPLRLHRKKDGTVFPVEVAAGYFSSQGRQMHVAAVRDLTERENARQALLELNRKILSLSEHVQEVQERERIALARDIHDDIGQNVTLLKIDLEWLQSRVPDLPEVRERMEEMRTGIDQLTASVHRIAADLRPPLLDGLGLCAALEWHVAEFSRRSGLECFLMLNDEAAPSDQQTATAVMRIVQEALTNVARHARATEVGISLCQQGDTMVLEISDNGCGAGSEQLSSPRAYGVLGMQERARICGGTVEINGKPGSGTVLRLSMPLGKGETHHEETPRCR; translated from the coding sequence ATGTCTGTCGCAAACAAATCCACCATCAGAACCCGCTTGATACTGCTGGTCTTCACCTGTGTCGTTCCGATCTGGGTCCTGTCAGGTGTTCTCCTTTTTGCGGCGCATTCATCGAAGCTCGAGGTACTCAGACGGGAAATGACGGATCCCGTCAGACATCTGGAGAAGGCGGTCGACAGCGAATTGGCAAACCTCCAGTTCGCCCTTGAGGGCCTCGCCACTTCACCGGCCTTCCGCTCCGGGGACCTCGGGGAGATCCACCGACAGTGTCTTGATCTGCTGCACGCCTTTCCGGGCGCCGACATCATTGTTGCCGACAGAAGCGCCCAGCAGTTGGTCAATAGCTACCGTTCCTTCGGAACCCCCCTCCCCAAACGCAACAACCCCACCACGGTGCAGCACATCTTCCAGCACGGCAAGCCGGTGGTAAGCAATCTTTTCTTCGGGGCGGTCACCAAGCGACCTCTGGTTGCCGTCGACGTCCCGGTCTTCGTCAGCGGTCGGGTGGCCTACGACCTCTCTATTGCCGTTCCCTCCGACTGGATCGGAAAAAGAACCTGCGCGGGACTCAGGTTGCCCGCCGGCTGGCATGCAGCGGTCATCGACGGCAAACGTAACGTGGTCGCCAAGACCGGCAATTCGGAGTATGTGGTCGGCAGGCCCATACCTGCCGCACTGCGTCTCGCCTTGGACACGAGAAGCTCAGGTACCGCAGAGGTGAAAAATGCGGCCGGGGTTCCTGTCCTGGTATCTTTCGCCCAGTCCCCCGCGACGGGGTGGGCGGTATTGATCGGCGTCCCCACCTCCATCGTCATGAGGGACCTGGTCGGCTGGGCCGGCCTCGTAACCGGCGGCGCACTTTGCGTTTCGCTGCTGAGCATCTTTCTGGCCATGGGGATCATAAGAGACATCGTCGATTCGCTGCGCTCCCTGGTCCCCTACGCCCTTTCCATAGCGCAGGGTAGAGCGGAAGGGACGTTCGGACCGCATCCTGTCGCCGAAATCGATGACATCGGACGCTCGCTGGAGAAGACCTGTCTCCTTCTGCAACAGCACATCGAGAAGGAAAGCAAGCACAAGCAGAGGCTGGAACTGAGCGAGGAGCGGCTGCGGCTGGCCTACCAGGCGACCGGCATCGGTGCCTTCGAATGGAATATCCAGACCGGGGTGAATACCTGGAGCCCGGAGCTGGAAAAGATGTATGGTCTGGCGCCCGGTACTTTCGGCGGGACTGAGGAGGCGTGGGAGCAGCTTATTTACCCCCCCGACAGGGAAGGCGCCATCGCCACCGTGAACCGGGCGCTCGCCTCCGGTGAGCCGGGGGAGGGGGAGTGGCGCGTACTCCTTCCCGACGGTTCCCTGCGCTGGATCTCCGCGCGCTTTCAGGCGTTCAGCGGCCCGTCCGGGGAGCCGGTCAGAGTCATCGGGGTCAACATCGACATCACAGCGCGGAAGGCTGCGGAGGAGGAGCTCAGAAACAGCGAGGAGCGCTACCACAGCCTCTTCGAGACCGAATCGGACGCGGTCGTTCTCACCGACTGGGAGACGGGCAGGTTCATCGACGTGAACAGCGCGGCGATCCGCATGTATGGCCACACCCGCGAGGAGTTCCTGCAACTGAGGCACGTCGATCTCTCCGCCGAACCCGCGCAGACGGAGAGGGCGATCGCCGAACGGGAAACCGCGGTTCCCCTGCGCCTGCACAGGAAGAAGGACGGCACCGTCTTCCCCGTCGAGGTAGCCGCAGGGTACTTCTCCTCCCAGGGTCGCCAGATGCACGTGGCCGCCGTTCGCGATCTGACGGAGCGGGAGAATGCCAGGCAGGCTCTGCTGGAACTTAACAGGAAGATTCTCTCCCTGAGCGAGCACGTGCAGGAGGTCCAGGAGCGGGAGCGGATCGCGCTGGCCCGCGACATTCACGACGACATAGGGCAAAACGTTACCCTTTTGAAAATAGACCTGGAGTGGCTGCAGTCCCGGGTACCCGACCTTCCCGAGGTGCGGGAACGCATGGAGGAAATGAGGACGGGGATAGACCAGCTGACCGCCTCGGTGCATCGCATCGCGGCGGACCTGCGCCCCCCCCTGCTGGACGGCCTCGGGCTCTGCGCCGCCCTCGAGTGGCATGTGGCCGAATTCAGCAGGCGCAGCGGACTCGAATGCTTCCTCATGCTAAACGACGAGGCGGCACCCTCCGATCAGCAGACAGCGACCGCGGTCATGCGCATCGTGCAGGAAGCTCTCACCAACGTGGCCCGCCACGCACGTGCCACCGAGGTGGGGATCTCGCTCTGCCAGCAGGGGGACACCATGGTCCTGGAGATTTCCGACAACGGGTGCGGAGCGGGGAGCGAACAGCTCTCCTCCCCCAGGGCGTACGGGGTCCTCGGCATGCAGGAACGTGCCAGGATCTGCGGGGGGACAGTGGAGATCAACGGCAAACCAGGTAGCGGCACCGTCCTGCGGCTCAGCATGCCTCTAGGAAAAGGGGAAACTCACCATGAAGAAACTCCTCGTTGTCGATGA
- a CDS encoding GNAT family N-acetyltransferase codes for MDVKIRRESAADAAEISAVTRAAFLEAPYRSGTEAFIVEALRDAGMLSVSLVAEHEGKVVGHVAVSPVSISDGTPGWYGLGPISVLPEFQQRGIGSRLMEEALAALRELRASGCVLLGEPEYYGRFGFRAEPSLVLPGVPPEYFQALPLSGPLPHGVVQYHESFSQ; via the coding sequence ATGGATGTGAAAATAAGAAGGGAATCAGCCGCAGATGCCGCCGAAATATCCGCCGTCACCCGGGCAGCATTCCTGGAAGCCCCATACCGCAGCGGGACGGAAGCATTCATCGTGGAAGCGCTGCGGGACGCAGGGATGCTTTCGGTATCGCTGGTCGCGGAGCATGAAGGGAAGGTAGTGGGGCACGTCGCGGTGTCCCCCGTCTCGATTTCCGACGGCACGCCGGGGTGGTACGGACTGGGCCCGATCTCAGTGCTGCCCGAGTTTCAACAACGCGGCATTGGATCGCGCCTCATGGAGGAGGCGCTGGCAGCTCTGCGGGAGCTGCGAGCATCTGGGTGTGTCTTGCTGGGGGAGCCGGAGTACTACGGCCGCTTCGGGTTCAGGGCGGAACCGTCACTGGTCTTGCCCGGCGTTCCGCCTGAATATTTCCAGGCTCTTCCGCTTTCCGGCCCGCTGCCACACGGCGTGGTGCAGTACCACGAGTCCTTCTCGCAGTAG
- a CDS encoding diacylglycerol/lipid kinase family protein produces the protein MPLPERDSAPTSPPIFIVMNAGSGKEDVKTREATIRQVLSDAKREHRLWPVRNAEQLSVAAREAVALARERSGIVVAAGGDGTINSVVQAVLGSGRPFGVLPQGTFNYFSRTHGIPLDTAEATAALLDGVVRPVQVGLVNGRAFLVNASVGLYPRLLENREAHKRQFGRTRLVALFSALMTVLRPPRQMALTLEEGGEKRVVTTPTLVVDNNALQLEQVGLPEAHAVKRGELAAVTVQARGVFEMLVLLGYAALGKLAKAEKVLSFPFETLTVKPLRRRRIKVATDGEIVWLAPPLVFTVAPDPLLLVLPAPKEAPASSAAPALAVTA, from the coding sequence GTGCCTCTACCTGAAAGAGATTCTGCACCGACTTCCCCCCCTATTTTTATCGTTATGAACGCCGGCTCTGGAAAAGAGGATGTAAAAACCAGAGAAGCTACCATCCGGCAGGTACTAAGCGACGCAAAAAGGGAGCACCGGCTGTGGCCTGTCCGCAATGCCGAGCAGCTTTCCGTTGCGGCCCGGGAGGCGGTGGCGCTGGCCCGGGAACGATCCGGCATCGTGGTCGCCGCAGGGGGGGACGGGACGATCAACAGCGTGGTGCAGGCGGTGCTCGGAAGCGGCAGGCCGTTCGGCGTTCTCCCGCAAGGTACCTTCAACTACTTCAGCCGCACCCATGGCATCCCGCTGGACACCGCGGAGGCCACGGCAGCGCTGCTGGACGGCGTGGTCCGACCGGTGCAGGTCGGCCTCGTAAATGGCCGCGCCTTCCTGGTCAATGCGAGCGTGGGCCTCTACCCGCGCCTTCTGGAGAACCGCGAGGCGCACAAGCGCCAGTTCGGGCGCACCCGCCTTGTGGCACTCTTCTCCGCGCTGATGACGGTCCTGCGCCCCCCGCGCCAGATGGCCCTCACCCTTGAAGAAGGAGGAGAAAAGCGGGTGGTGACTACTCCGACCCTGGTAGTGGATAACAACGCCCTCCAGCTCGAGCAGGTCGGCCTCCCGGAGGCGCACGCGGTAAAGAGGGGGGAACTTGCAGCGGTAACGGTGCAGGCACGCGGGGTCTTCGAGATGCTGGTCCTCCTCGGTTACGCAGCGCTGGGGAAGCTCGCGAAGGCGGAGAAGGTGCTCAGTTTCCCGTTCGAGACCCTGACTGTGAAGCCCCTGAGACGCCGGCGCATAAAGGTGGCAACGGACGGGGAGATCGTATGGCTTGCACCCCCCCTCGTATTTACCGTGGCCCCTGACCCCTTGCTCCTGGTGCTTCCGGCACCCAAAGAGGCGCCCGCCTCCTCCGCAGCTCCTGCCCTGGCGGTTACCGCATGA
- a CDS encoding metallophosphoesterase family protein, which produces MSTVLHLSDPHFGTDQSPVEEALLQLAGTQQPDLLILSGDVTQRARRHQFDRAAAFLQRLGIANTIVLPGNHDIPLFNVFARAFTPYGNYMRAFDDLEPEYESEDLLAVGVNTTRPGRHTVGTISPKQIDRISRRLRHAAPEQLRIVVTHQPVHVIRPSDEKNILRGHLDAVQAWASAGADLILGGHIHLPYVRPLKEILPDLPRPLWAVQAGTSLSWRIRSSIPNSVNIIRYLASDTPRHCVVDRWDYDHERGSFARTDQHVLHLGDTFTAR; this is translated from the coding sequence ATGAGCACCGTCCTGCACCTCTCCGACCCCCACTTCGGCACCGACCAGTCTCCTGTGGAGGAGGCGCTTCTGCAACTGGCCGGGACGCAGCAACCTGACCTGCTGATCCTTTCGGGCGATGTCACCCAGCGCGCAAGGCGCCATCAGTTCGACCGGGCCGCCGCCTTCCTGCAGCGGCTCGGCATTGCAAACACCATCGTACTGCCGGGAAACCACGACATCCCCCTTTTCAACGTCTTCGCCCGGGCCTTTACGCCATACGGAAACTATATGCGGGCGTTTGACGATCTTGAGCCGGAGTACGAATCGGAGGACCTTCTCGCGGTCGGAGTGAACACTACCCGCCCCGGCCGCCACACCGTCGGCACCATTTCGCCGAAGCAGATCGACCGCATCAGCAGGCGGCTTCGGCACGCCGCACCAGAACAGCTGCGCATCGTGGTCACGCACCAGCCGGTGCACGTAATCCGCCCGAGCGACGAGAAGAATATCCTGCGAGGCCATCTCGATGCGGTGCAGGCGTGGGCCTCTGCGGGGGCCGACCTCATTCTCGGTGGACACATCCATCTCCCGTACGTGCGTCCTTTGAAAGAAATACTCCCAGACCTGCCGCGCCCGCTCTGGGCCGTCCAGGCGGGCACCTCCCTTTCCTGGCGGATCCGCAGCTCAATACCGAACTCCGTCAACATCATCCGCTATCTCGCCTCCGATACCCCGCGGCACTGCGTGGTGGATCGTTGGGATTACGACCACGAAAGAGGAAGCTTTGCTCGGACGGATCAGCACGTTCTCCATCTCGGCGATACGTTCACTGCCAGATGA